A single Calypte anna isolate BGI_N300 chromosome 5A, bCalAnn1_v1.p, whole genome shotgun sequence DNA region contains:
- the SLIRP gene encoding SRA stem-loop-interacting RNA-binding protein, mitochondrial has protein sequence MAAARAVRAAGRRSRKLFDIFVAEVPWTVSSKELREYFSQFGSVQRCQLPFDKDTGFHRRYCWIKFSTPQDVQNVFQKESHILEGAKLALKQQPRRRHSQRSQ, from the exons atggcggcggccAGAGCGGTGCGAGCAGCGGGGCGTCGGTCCAGAAAGCTCTTCGACATCTTCGTGGCTGAAGTTCCCTGGACGGTGTCGAGCA aggagctgagggaatACTTCTCCCAGTTCGGGTCCGTGCAGAGGTGCCAGCTGCCGTTT GACAAAGATACAGGCTTTCACAGACGTTACTGCTGGATTAAATTCTCAACTCCACAAGATGTTCAGAACGTGTTTCAGAAGGAATCCCACATACTTGAAGGTGCCAAG CTTGCTCTCAAACAGCAGCCCCGCAGAAGACACAGTCAAAGAAGTCAGTGA